DNA from Streptomyces sp. NBC_01260:
ACGTGGTCGGCGGCTCGATGCGGCCGACGGCCGACGAGCACCCGGACCTGGAGCTTCCCGACACGGACGAGGCGGGCACCGGCCGGCGCGGCGCTCCGCACGCGGGCCATCGCCATCCCGACCACCCTGTGCCCGACGAACCGTCCGGCTGACCCCGGGATCCCGACGACACCCGAGGGCGGGCTCGGCTCCGGGCTGACGATGATCTGCCGAGGACGGCGGCCGCACCGGTTCGGCCTGAACGTGCCGAACGAAGCGCTCTTCACCCTTGTGCGAGCGGCGGAACCCGCGGGCGTGGATCATAGGTGCATGACCCACCTGGGGGAGCGCCGCGTCGCTGTCTTCACCGGCCCGGCCGTGGACCTCAGACCGCTTCGGCCGGACCGGGCGGCGTGGTGCGACGATGTCCTGGAAGGCGAGGTCCGCTGATGAGCACCGGTGCGGTGAGGGTGCGCCACGCACGTTCCGCCGATCTCCCGCACATCGTCCAACTCGTGGCCGAACACGCCCGGTACGAGCAGGCCGAGCAGCCGCCCGCCGACCTGGCCGGGCGACTGGAGTCACTGCTCTTCGGCACCGCGACTCCGCGCCTGCGGTGTTTCGTCGCGGAACTGGACGACGCCGGGATCATCGGTTACGCCTCCTGCGCCCCCGAGCTGTCCACCTGGGACGGCGCGGAATACCTCGCCATGGACTGTCTCTTCCTGCGGGACGGCCACCGCGGTCTGCGGGTCGGCCCGATGCTGGTGGAGGCCGTGCGGGCCGAAGCCCGCGTCCTGGGACTCACCGAGGTCCAGTGGCAGACCCCTTCGTGGAACGCGGACGCGATCAGGTTCTACGACCGCCTGGGCGCCAGGGCGAAGGAGAAGCGGCGCTTCTTCCTGTCCGCGGGCTGAGCCCGCTGCCGCTGCCCGGCACCGGTGACACCTTTGGTGTCCCCTGAGCCGTCGCTCGTTCGTTGTGAGGGTGAGAGCCCGCTGATTCCGGAGGCCGCGATGCAGTACGCCCTGATGATCTACACCGAGCCCGGCCACGAGGAGAACCTGTCGGAGGAGCAACGCGAGGCGGCGTACGCCGAGTATCTGGCGTTGGCCGACGATCCGCGGTGCGTCGGCGCCGAGCAGCTGCAGTCCGCCGGGACGGCGACGAGTGTGCGCGTGGTCGGCGGCCGGACCCTGATGACCGACGGCCCGTTCGCGGACACCAAGGAGGTGCTCGGCGGCTTCTGCCTGATCGAGGCGGCCGACCTGGACGAAGCGATCGAGATGGCGTCGCACGTCCCGGCCGCCCGGCTCGGCGGCGCTGTCGAGATCAGGCCGGTGGTACAGCGCTGAACGTGCTGGAGCAGGTCTTCCGGGACGAGTGGGGCCGGGTGCTGGCGTCGCTGGTCGGGTTCCTCGGTGACTTCGACAGGGCCGAGGACGCCGCGCAGGAGGCGTTCGCCGTTGCGGCGCAGCGCTGGCCCGTGTCCGGTGTTCCGCCCCACCCGGGTGCGTGGCTGGTGACGACGGCGCGCAACCGGGCGATCGACCGGATTCGCCGGGAACACACGCTGGCCGGGAAGATCCACCTGCTCCCGGTACCCGAGGCCGTCATGGACGAGTTCGACGACACCGTGATCAAGGACGAACGACTTGAGCTGATCTTCACCTGCTGCCACCCGGCGCTGCCGCTGGAGGGGCAGGTGGCCCTGACACTGCGGGCCCTCGGCGGCCTGGAGACCGCCGAGATCGCTCGGGCGTTCCTGGTCCCGGAGGAGACGATGAAGCGGCGCCTGTCGCGCGCCAAGAACAAGATCAGGGCGACCGGGATCCCGTTCGCGGTTCCCGGCGTGCAGCTGCTGCCGGACCGTGTCGACGCGGTGCTCGCGGTGATCTACCTGATCTGCAACGAGGGCTACCGCGACCGGGTCGACCTCGGCGCCGAAGCCATCCGCCTGGGACGGGTGCTCACCGCGCTCATGCCGCACGAGCCGGAGGCGCACGGGCTGCTGGCCCTGATGATGATCCACCACGCCCGGCGGCGGGCCAGGTTCTCCGGCGACGACCTCGTCCTGCTCGACGACCAGGACCGGTCGCTGTGGGACACCCGCCGGATCGCGGAGGGGCGGGCGGTGCTCGACCGGGCGCTCGCACTGGGCGGGCGCGGCGCCTATGTGGTCCAGGCCTTGATCGCGTCGATGCAGACGCGGGAGCGGATCGACTGGCCCCGGATCGCCGCGCTGTACCGGCGGCTGGTCGAACTCACCGGCTCCCCGGTGGTCGAGCTCAACCACGCCGTGGCGGTCTGCCAGGCCGGCGACCCCGCCGCGGCGCTGCGCGCCGTCGACAGCCTCGACCTGGACGGATACCTCTACTTCCACTCGACCCGCGGCGAGTTGTTGCGGCGTCTCGGGCGTGACACCGAGGCCCTGGACGCGTACCGGCGGGCGCTCGAACTGGCCACCTCGACCCCCGAGCGGCGGTTCCTGACCGGGCGGCTCGAAGATCTCTGACCCGGGCTGTCCCCTGGGCGGGTGCTCGTTCGTCGCTTTGGTATGAGGGACAAACCAGTGGTCCTGCCCGGGGCGGTCCGTGGCGGTCGCGTCGCGGGACCCGCGCACGGGCGGCCCGCCGGGGTGTCCCCGCCCGCGCCGCCCGGCAGCGGCACCACCGAACCATGGAGGAAGTCATGAGTTCCGCCCCTGTGACCGGCACGATCCCCGGCTACACGGCCGGCACCTGGAAGGCGGACCCGGCGCACTCCGGGATCGCCTTCGCCGTCCGGCACCTCATGGTCAGCAAGGTGCGTGGCCGGTTCACCGGCTCCGACGTCACGATTGTCACGAGCGAGGACCCACTGGGCTCGTCGGTCGTCGCGACGATCGATGTCGCGTCCATCGGCACCGGCAACGAGCGGCGTGACCACCACCTCCGCTCCGCCGACTACTTCGACGTCGAGAAGTACCCGACGATGAGCTACCGCTCCACCGGCATCCGCCGGACCGGTGACGGCTGGGTCATCGACGGTGAACTGACGTTTCGCGGTGTCACCAGGAAGGTGCCGCTGGCCGTCGAGGCGTACGGGTTCGGCCCGGTCACGTCCGGTGGCCGACGGGCCGGCTTCTCCGCGAGCGCGCAGATCGACCGTCGTGACTACGGCATCCACATCCCGATGGACGGAGTCGGCGGCGTGGTCGGCGAGACGGTGTCGATCAGCCTCGACGTCGAGGCCGTCCTCCAGAGGTGACCGGACCCGGACGGGCTGTCGGACACCGGCGGCCACGCCCTCGCCGCGACCAGCGGCAGCCACCCGAATGTTCGCGCCGACCCGAGGTGAAGCCAGATGTCCACAGACCGGTCAGCCCACAACAGAGCGGTGCTCAGCCGGCTGCATGAGGCCGTCAACCGCGGCGATGCGGAGCTCATTGCGAAGACGATCGACGAGCTGTTCGAGCCGGACGTGCTGATCCGCACGCCCTTGCCGGTCGAGGCGACGGGGGCACAGGCGCTGAAGGAGGTGTTCACGACGCTCTGCCGGGCCTTCCCCGACCTTCACATCGAGGTCGAGGACATGATCGCCGAGGGAGACAGGGTCGTCTCCAGGAACACGGTCACCGGAACCCATCTGGGTGAGTACACGGGCCTCCCGCCCACCGGACGACCGGTCACGTACAACGAGATCTTCATCTTCCGCTTCGCGGGCGAACGAATCGCTGAGACCTGGGGGGTCGTCGACGTCCTCGCGCAGATGCGACAGCTCGGCGTGGCTCCCGGAGGAACTTCAGGACCGCAGCGGCATGACCGCGACGGGTGACCGCAGCGGCATGACCACGGCGGCGGACAGGCCGGTGCGTCCCGCGCTCCTCAGATCTCGCCGAGGTCCGAGCTGAGCCAGCGTTGCGGCCGCATGTGGATGACCGCCTGCTCGCCGTGCTCCTTCCAGGCGAAGTCGACATAGCCGTCGACCTTCTCGGCGGCGAGGTAGCGCGACGACATCTCCACCAGGTGTTCGCGTGTGGCCGGGACGGTGGAGATGACGGGGCCCTCGACCGACACGTACCGGACGGTCGGTGAGACACGGTCGACCATCAGGCAGAACCGGCCCGCCTTGGTGATCGATTTCCCCTTGCGGGAGTCGGGTCCCGTCATGATCCAGACATCGCCGCCCGGCTGGTACTGGTACCAGATCGGGACCGTCAGCGGTGACCGGTCCGGCTCGGCCGCGCTCACGGCCAGTGCGGCGACGTGCGGCTCGGCCAGAAACTGCTCGCGCTCTTCACGGGTCAAAGCCACGAGTGACTCCTTCGTGGGTGGTTTCGTGAACTCCTGGTGCTGCATTATGCAACGTTTGGGACGTTTCGTCCTTGGTGTCGCGGCGCGGGCGGTTCGTGAATCGGCCCCGCGCCGGAGCGGGGCCGGTGCGGGCGGCGGTCGGTGACGTGCGGTACGCGGATGTCAGGGTGTGAGGACGATCCGCTGGCCGGGGGCGGTCGGGGTGTTCCACGCCTGCTCGACCTGGCTGAGCGGGATGAGCAGCGGGTCCACGCTCAGTGTTCCGGCGACGATCTGTTCGGCGAGGGGCGGCAGTTCGGCGACGATGCCCGCGGTCGTCACGGAACCCTGGCCGCTGCCCATGATGTTCAGGTTCGCCGCGCGCAGCAGGGAGGAGGGCAGGGTGATGTTCTGGCCGGCCGTGGACCCGATCTGGATCCAGGTCAGAGCCTTCGAGCGGTCGGCGCGGGCTGTCAGCAGTGCGGGCATGGCCTGCTGGGTGACGTGGCCCCACAGATAGTCGATGACGACGTCGACGTCCGCGGCCGCCTGCCCGAGCCGGTCGGCCACGGTCTTGTCGTCGCCGGTCAGGCTCACCGTCTCGTCGGCTCCGACGCCCTTCAGCAGGCGGAGGCGTTCGGGGTCGCGGCCCGCGCCGATCACCCGGCCGGCCCCGAGGTGTCCGGCGATCTGGACGGCAAGCTGTCCGGCGTTGCCCGTGGCGCCCAGGACCAGGACGGAGCTGCCGGGCCGGAGGGAGATACGGGAACGCAGTGCCACCCAGGAGGACATGCCGGGGTTCATGGCCGCGGCCACGTCGGCCGGGTCGGTTCCGGGCGGCAGGGCGATGGCCCGGCGGCGGTCGACCACCGCCTTCTCCGCCATGGTGCCCAGGGCCGTGTCCGTGGCGACGAAGTAGAGCAGTTCGCCCTCCTGGGTGCGGCCGACCGCGTCGAAGCCGGGGATCAGGGGCAGCGTGCCGTCGGAGGTGTAGTGGCTGCCGTTCGCGGCCGAACGCACCCGAGGGTGCAGACCGGTGGCCAGGACGTTGACAAGGACCTCGTGGTCCCCGGAGGCGCTGGGGGTCGGGAAGCTCTCGAACCGGGGCGGGGAGCCGAAGGACCGTACGACTGCGGCGTGCATGGGGTTCTCCCGTTCCGATTGGGCTGCCGCCACCATTTGGTTTGCGGAGCGTACTAAATCCGAAGGTAGTTTGTGCCACGTACTACGTCAAATAGGCTGGCCCCATGACCCTCGAATCCGACCCGTCCGGCCTTGCCGACGACGGGCCCCTGAACACAGTGGACGCGTTGGTCCAGCTGTCCTTCCTGATCCACCGCATCGTGTCCGCCGCAGGTGGCGAGCACGACCTGTCGGTCATCCAGATCAGGCTGCTCGGCATCCTGCGCGACCGGCAGGCGGGAATGGTCGAACTCGGCCGCCATCTCGGCCTGGACAAGTCCTCGATGACCGGACTGGTCGGCCGCGCGCAGAAGCGCGGTCTGGTCGAGCGCACGCCCTCCCCGTACGACGGCCGCGCCGTCCTCGTCACCCTGACCCCCGGCGGCAGGCGGGTCGCCGAGCGGTGCGCGGACGAGATCGGCCGCCGGGTGACCGCGCTCACCGAAGGGCTGTCCGCCGGTCAGCGCACCCGGCTCACCGAGCTCGCCGCGTCCCTCGTCTCGGCACCGGCCGGCGTTTCGGGGCAAGCCGGTTGAGGGCGGCAGCCGCTGGTCCGAGCCGCGTACCCTCGTCCCATGGATGATCAGCCCCTGGCGGACGCCCAGCGCCTTGCCAACCTCGCGCACCTGCGCCGGGCGCGGGACCTGGTCGACCGCGAGTACGCGCGGCCGCTCGACGTACCGGCGATGGCTCGCCGGGCGCTGATGTCGCCCGGACACTTCTCCCGGGCGTTCCGGGCGGCCTACGGCGAGACGCCGTACAGCTACCTCATGACCCGGCGGGTCGAGCGGGCGATGGCGCTGCTGCGCGCCGGCATGAGTGTGACCGACGCGTGCATGGCGGTCGGCTGCACCTCCCTCGGTTCGTTCAGCTCCAGGTTCACCGAGCTCGTGGGGATGACGCCGAGCGCGTACCGGGCCGGGGACCACAGCGACGTGCTGGCGATGCCCGCGTGCCTGGCCGAGGCGCACACCCGGCCGGTCAAGGACCAACCGCTCAGGCTCTGACCGGTGTTCATCCCCGGGTCCGGGGCCCGCACGTGCTGCCCGTGCCGGGTGGCGGCCCCGGTAGGGCCGGAGGGACGGGTACTCCCCATCGGTGGGCAGCGGCGCATCCGCGCGCCATGTTCCGGACGCACGGGGTTCATCCGGAACGATCATGATGCGAGCGCCCGACCGATGCATCCCGACCCGAACCGGTGAACTCATGCGGAAACGAACCGTCGCCGTCGCTCTGACACTCACCGCCTCCGCGCTGCTGTCGACCGCGCTGCCGGCGCAAGCGGACTCCTCCGGCCACTACGCCACCAAGACTCCGTACGCGCCGCAGCAGAACATCCGCGCGTACCAGCAGGCCCCCAAGGGGTTCGTCCCGGTGTTCACCGAGAACGTCTCCCGCCACGGCTCCCGCGCGGCGTCCGACAGCGAGGACGGCGACCTGATCCTGGCGCTGTGGACGAAGGCGGCGGGCGAGGGGCAGCTCACCCGCGCCGGTGAGCGGTTCGGCGGCGAGACGAAGTCGCTGCTCGCGGCCATGGACAAGGTCGGGTACGGACAGCTCAGCGGCCGGGGCGAGCGCGAGCTCGCGGACACCGCCGCGCGGCTGGAGAAGCGGCTTCCCGCGCTCTTCAGGACGATCGCCAGGAACTCCGAGCAGATCAATGTCGTCAACTCCGGCAAGGACCGCGCCGTCGACAGCGGCAATCTGTTCGCAGCGGCGCTGGCCGACAACGACCCCGCCCTCAAGCCGCTCATCACGCCGGCCAGGACCGATGCCGACCTGCTCTACTTCCACAAGTCGGCCGGGGGCAAGGAATACCGGGACTACGTCGACAACGACAAGCGGCTCGCCTCCACGCTCAAGGAGATCACCGACCGGCGGGCCACTCGCACCGCCGCCCGCAACGTCCTGGAGAAGATCTTCAAGCCGGCCTTCGCCGAGCGGATCTCGGCGGGCGAGTTCTCCTCGATCGGCACCGGGACGCAAGCCGCGCAGGCGGTCTACGCCCTCTACAGCATCGCTCCGGCCATGGCCGACGAGGGCAGCTGGAACATGGGGCGTTACATCGCACCGCGTGACGCGCGGTGGTTCGCCTACCTCAGCGATGCCGAGGACTTCTACGAGAAGGGGCCGGGCTTCTCCGACAGCGACATCACGTACAAGATGGCGAACGTCCTGCTCGACGACTTCTTCGAGAAGATCGACGCCAAGCGGGCCGGGACCGGAGACGTGGGCGCCGAGCTGCGCTTCACGCACGCGGAGGAGATCATCCCGCTGGCCGCGCTCATGGGCCTGCCCGGCAGCACGAAGCCGGCTTCGCCGGCCGAGCCCTACACGTACGCCGACAACGCCTGGCGAGGTGCGTCGGTGGCGCCGATGGCCGCGAACATCCAGTGGGACCTGTACCGGAAGGGGAACAAGTACCTGGTGCGGATGCTCTACAACGAGAAGCAGACCGCGTTCAAGCAGGGCTGCGAGCCGGTGTCGAAGGGCAGCTACTTCTACGACGCCGACGAGCTGAAGCGCTGCTTCGGCCGCGCCGCGTCCTGACAGCCCGCGAACGGGAGCAGGGCCGCGGCGGCGGGTGGTCCCGGCGCCTACTCCCCGGCCGGGGCATCGCCGGAGGCGTCCCCGGCAGCCCCCGCGAGCATGGCGATCAGCCCCCGCACCTGCTCCCGGGGGCCGGGGGCGCCCGACCAGCCCGTCATCAGGAGATGATGGGTGGTTCCGACCACGGCGAGCGCGACCGCGGCCGTGTCGGTACCGGCCGCGAGGCGGCCCAGGCGCTGTTCGGCGTCCAGGTATCGGGTGATCGACTCCTGGATCGCCGAGAAGCCCGGCGCTCCCGACTCCAGTGCCCGGCGCAGCCGCAGGGAGGCGGCGGGGCGCGTCATGGCCAGGCCCGCGATCGTCGGACCGCCGGAGTCCAGTAGCGCGAGCGCGACACCACAGAGGTTCCCGGCCGCCGTGCCCTCGCCCGCCCGTCGGGGGAGTGCCTCGGCCTCCCGCGCGGTGTGCGCGAACCTGTCCAGCACCAGATCGGCGACGAACTCGTCCAGGCCGGCGAAATGGGCGTGCAGTACGCCCTTGGCGCAGCCCGCCTCTCCGGTGATCGCCCTGCTGGTCAGGGCGCCCGGCCCCTCACGGGCCAGCACGCGTTCCGCCGCGGCGAACAGCCGCTCCCGAACGTCCGGCATCGCCACTCCACGCGGTGACATGAGGCTCCTCCCGATGTGATGCCGCGGCCCGCCCGGGCAAGGCCCGGGTTGTCAGTATGGGCGCGCGCCCATACTGTATGGGCATACGCCCATCATAGGTCCGGCGTTCCCGCACCCAGCAGGAGGCACCCGATGCCCGACATCGCCAACACCGAGCAGGCACAGGCATGGAACGGCTACGAAGGCACGTACTGGGCGCGCAATCAGGACCGTTGGGACGCGGTGAACGGGGGCTTCAACGAACCGCTGCTCGCCGCCGCCGCGATAGGCGAGCGGGACCGGGTGCTCGATGTCGGCTGCGGAGCCGGAAAGACGGCACGGCTGGCCGCGCGGCGAGCGGCCCGCGGGCGGGTGCTGGGGGTCGACCTGTCGCTCCCCATGCTGGAGCGCGCCCGGCTGACGGCGGCGGGCGAGGGCGTGGGCAACGCGACGTTCGATCACGCGGACGCCCAGGTCCACCCCTTCGAGTCCGCCGCCTTCGACGTGGCGATCAGCCGCTTCGGGGTGATGTTCTTCGCCGACCCCGTCGAGGCCTTCGCCAACATCGGCCGCGCCCTGCGCCCCGGAGGCCGCCTGGCGTTCATCTGCGCCGCGGACGCCGGGGGCAACGAGTGGATCCGGGCCATGGCTGTGCTGCGGGACCACCTGCCCCTCGGGGAGTTCGGGGCGCCGGGCGGTCCGGGCATGTTCTCCCTGGTCGATCCGGACCGCATCCGCACGGTGCTGTCCTCGGCGGGGTTCGTGGACGTCAGCCCGGTGGGTGTGGAGGCGTACGGGAACTGGGGGCGGAACGCCGAGGACGCGGCGGACTTCCTGCTGGACAGCGGTCCCGGACGCCATCTGACCGATCAGGTGGACCAGGAGATCCGGGACCGCGCCCGTGAGGCGCTGGTGAACCGCCTGCGCGACCACGAGGAGCGGGGCGCCGTCCGGCTGCGCGGCACCGCCTGGCTGGTCACCGCGAGCCGCCCGGCGTGATCGCGCCGGGCAGGCCGGAATCGGTGCGCGCGCCCGGAGGCCGAGCGCCCGTGGTGCGCTCATCGCGAGACGTGTGCCTCGCTTGCGGCCGGGAGGCGGGGGCGGCAGGGTTCGGGGGTGTGGCCACTTTGCTGATCGTGCATCACACGCCCTCGCCGAACTGCCAGGCGCTGTTCGAAGCCGTCGTCTCCGGTGCGACGACGGAGGGGATCGAGGGCGTCCGGGTCGTGCGGCGCGCTGCACTCGCCGCGACGGCGTCCGACGTGCTCGCCGCCGACGGCCTTCTGCTCGGGACCCCGGCCAACCTCGGCT
Protein-coding regions in this window:
- a CDS encoding GNAT family N-acetyltransferase, producing the protein MSTGAVRVRHARSADLPHIVQLVAEHARYEQAEQPPADLAGRLESLLFGTATPRLRCFVAELDDAGIIGYASCAPELSTWDGAEYLAMDCLFLRDGHRGLRVGPMLVEAVRAEARVLGLTEVQWQTPSWNADAIRFYDRLGARAKEKRRFFLSAG
- a CDS encoding YciI family protein — protein: MQYALMIYTEPGHEENLSEEQREAAYAEYLALADDPRCVGAEQLQSAGTATSVRVVGGRTLMTDGPFADTKEVLGGFCLIEAADLDEAIEMASHVPAARLGGAVEIRPVVQR
- a CDS encoding RNA polymerase sigma factor, with amino-acid sequence MLEQVFRDEWGRVLASLVGFLGDFDRAEDAAQEAFAVAAQRWPVSGVPPHPGAWLVTTARNRAIDRIRREHTLAGKIHLLPVPEAVMDEFDDTVIKDERLELIFTCCHPALPLEGQVALTLRALGGLETAEIARAFLVPEETMKRRLSRAKNKIRATGIPFAVPGVQLLPDRVDAVLAVIYLICNEGYRDRVDLGAEAIRLGRVLTALMPHEPEAHGLLALMMIHHARRRARFSGDDLVLLDDQDRSLWDTRRIAEGRAVLDRALALGGRGAYVVQALIASMQTRERIDWPRIAALYRRLVELTGSPVVELNHAVAVCQAGDPAAALRAVDSLDLDGYLYFHSTRGELLRRLGRDTEALDAYRRALELATSTPERRFLTGRLEDL
- a CDS encoding YceI family protein encodes the protein MSSAPVTGTIPGYTAGTWKADPAHSGIAFAVRHLMVSKVRGRFTGSDVTIVTSEDPLGSSVVATIDVASIGTGNERRDHHLRSADYFDVEKYPTMSYRSTGIRRTGDGWVIDGELTFRGVTRKVPLAVEAYGFGPVTSGGRRAGFSASAQIDRRDYGIHIPMDGVGGVVGETVSISLDVEAVLQR
- a CDS encoding ester cyclase; protein product: MSTDRSAHNRAVLSRLHEAVNRGDAELIAKTIDELFEPDVLIRTPLPVEATGAQALKEVFTTLCRAFPDLHIEVEDMIAEGDRVVSRNTVTGTHLGEYTGLPPTGRPVTYNEIFIFRFAGERIAETWGVVDVLAQMRQLGVAPGGTSGPQRHDRDG
- a CDS encoding pyridoxamine 5'-phosphate oxidase family protein, with the protein product MALTREEREQFLAEPHVAALAVSAAEPDRSPLTVPIWYQYQPGGDVWIMTGPDSRKGKSITKAGRFCLMVDRVSPTVRYVSVEGPVISTVPATREHLVEMSSRYLAAEKVDGYVDFAWKEHGEQAVIHMRPQRWLSSDLGEI
- a CDS encoding quinone oxidoreductase family protein; protein product: MHAAVVRSFGSPPRFESFPTPSASGDHEVLVNVLATGLHPRVRSAANGSHYTSDGTLPLIPGFDAVGRTQEGELLYFVATDTALGTMAEKAVVDRRRAIALPPGTDPADVAAAMNPGMSSWVALRSRISLRPGSSVLVLGATGNAGQLAVQIAGHLGAGRVIGAGRDPERLRLLKGVGADETVSLTGDDKTVADRLGQAAADVDVVIDYLWGHVTQQAMPALLTARADRSKALTWIQIGSTAGQNITLPSSLLRAANLNIMGSGQGSVTTAGIVAELPPLAEQIVAGTLSVDPLLIPLSQVEQAWNTPTAPGQRIVLTP
- a CDS encoding MarR family winged helix-turn-helix transcriptional regulator; the encoded protein is MTLESDPSGLADDGPLNTVDALVQLSFLIHRIVSAAGGEHDLSVIQIRLLGILRDRQAGMVELGRHLGLDKSSMTGLVGRAQKRGLVERTPSPYDGRAVLVTLTPGGRRVAERCADEIGRRVTALTEGLSAGQRTRLTELAASLVSAPAGVSGQAG
- a CDS encoding helix-turn-helix transcriptional regulator, translated to MDDQPLADAQRLANLAHLRRARDLVDREYARPLDVPAMARRALMSPGHFSRAFRAAYGETPYSYLMTRRVERAMALLRAGMSVTDACMAVGCTSLGSFSSRFTELVGMTPSAYRAGDHSDVLAMPACLAEAHTRPVKDQPLRL
- a CDS encoding histidine-type phosphatase — translated: MRKRTVAVALTLTASALLSTALPAQADSSGHYATKTPYAPQQNIRAYQQAPKGFVPVFTENVSRHGSRAASDSEDGDLILALWTKAAGEGQLTRAGERFGGETKSLLAAMDKVGYGQLSGRGERELADTAARLEKRLPALFRTIARNSEQINVVNSGKDRAVDSGNLFAAALADNDPALKPLITPARTDADLLYFHKSAGGKEYRDYVDNDKRLASTLKEITDRRATRTAARNVLEKIFKPAFAERISAGEFSSIGTGTQAAQAVYALYSIAPAMADEGSWNMGRYIAPRDARWFAYLSDAEDFYEKGPGFSDSDITYKMANVLLDDFFEKIDAKRAGTGDVGAELRFTHAEEIIPLAALMGLPGSTKPASPAEPYTYADNAWRGASVAPMAANIQWDLYRKGNKYLVRMLYNEKQTAFKQGCEPVSKGSYFYDADELKRCFGRAAS
- a CDS encoding TetR family transcriptional regulator → MSPRGVAMPDVRERLFAAAERVLAREGPGALTSRAITGEAGCAKGVLHAHFAGLDEFVADLVLDRFAHTAREAEALPRRAGEGTAAGNLCGVALALLDSGGPTIAGLAMTRPAASLRLRRALESGAPGFSAIQESITRYLDAEQRLGRLAAGTDTAAVALAVVGTTHHLLMTGWSGAPGPREQVRGLIAMLAGAAGDASGDAPAGE
- a CDS encoding class I SAM-dependent methyltransferase; its protein translation is MPDIANTEQAQAWNGYEGTYWARNQDRWDAVNGGFNEPLLAAAAIGERDRVLDVGCGAGKTARLAARRAARGRVLGVDLSLPMLERARLTAAGEGVGNATFDHADAQVHPFESAAFDVAISRFGVMFFADPVEAFANIGRALRPGGRLAFICAADAGGNEWIRAMAVLRDHLPLGEFGAPGGPGMFSLVDPDRIRTVLSSAGFVDVSPVGVEAYGNWGRNAEDAADFLLDSGPGRHLTDQVDQEIRDRAREALVNRLRDHEERGAVRLRGTAWLVTASRPA